In Altererythrobacter aquiaggeris, the genomic stretch GCCCAGTTTCGTCAGGCCCGCCGAAGATGAAAACGTGTCTGAAATCCGCGACGTATCACACGGCATGATCCGCACCGAAGTGCGCTGCGCCAATTGCGAAGGGCATCTGGGGCACGTGTTTCCCGACGGCCCGCGCGACCAGACCGGTCTGCGTTACTGTATCAACAGCGCTGCACTGGACTTCAAACCCACAGATGATTGACGAATTGCCGTTCACGCGCGGTTACAGAGCGCCTATGCACAGGCAATACCTATAAGTGGCGAAAGAGGGGCCGCGTAGCCGGATGGCAAAACGAGGCGACAGACGCCGCGCGAGTATGCGTAGCAACAGGGAACAGGCCAGACAGGAACGCGGGTTCATGTCGCGCTGGCTGCGGCGGATTTTCTTCTGGACCACGGGCGCCGCGCTGCTCGGCGCGTTGCTGCTGGTGCTCTCGGTTGCTTTTGCCGCCCGGTCGCTGCCGTCTTATTCGTCGCTCAAAGCCACCAATAACGCGCAGACCATCGTGGTGCGCGCACGCGACGGGACCGAGATCGTCTCGCTCGGGCCAAGCTACGGCAAATGGCTCGACAGCCACGAAATCCCCAATGTGATGAAAGAAGCGATGGTCGCGGTGGAAGACCGCCGTTTCCGGTCGCATTTCGGGGTCGATCCGCTGGGTCTGATGCGGGCGGTGTACAATTCCGCGACGCAGGGCCACCGGATCCGCGCAACATCCACGATTACGCAGCAGCTTGCGCGCAATCTGTTCCTCAATTCCAACCGCAGCTATGACCGCAAGCTGCGCGAGGGTGTTCTGGCCCTCGCCATAGAGAGCAAGTTTTCCAAGGAGCAGATCCTCGAATTGTATCTCAACAAGGTCTATTTTGGCGGCGGGGCTTACGGGGTCGATAGCGCCAGTCGCAAGTTTTTCAGCCATCCTGCCAATGATCTGACCGTCGCCGAAGCTGCGATTATTGCGGGGCTGGTCAAGGCTCCATCGCGCTATTCGCCAACGGCAGATGTCGATGCCGCTGTGCAGCGCGCCAATATCGTGCTGCGGCTGATGCGCGAACAGGGCCGGATCGGTCCAAGCGAGGCTGCAGTCGATCCGCAGACCGTGAAAGTGAAGAAAGACACCGGCCAGAATTCGGTGCGGTACTTTACCGACTGGGCTTTGCCGCAGCTCGATATCCTCTTGCCGGAAACATTCGAGCCGATCGAAGTCTGGACCACCATCGATGTCGGTATGCAGCGCGCAGCAACCGCAGCGGTGGAGGCCAATACGCCCAAGGGCGCGCAGGGCGCATTGGTCAGTCTGGACCGTGATGGCGCAATTCTGGCGCTGGTGGGCGGCACCGATTACGTGGAATCAAGCTATAACCGGGCAACCAATGCGGTGCGCCAGCCCGGTTCCGCGTGGAAACTGTTCGTCTATCTGGCCGCACTGGAGGCGGGTTATACGCCCGATGACCGGGTGGTGGATACGCCGGTCACCATCGATGGCTGGACACCCAAAAACTCCGGCGGAACATTCTCCGGCGAAATCGATATCCGTGCCGCTTTCGCCTATTCCAAGAACACGGTCGCAGCGCAACTGGGCAACGAAGTCGGCTTTGGCACCGTTGCCAGCATGGCGCGGCGGTTCGGGATCACGACGCCGATATCGACGTATCCCTCGATGGTGCTGGGCTCCAACGAAGTCCGCGTGATCGATATGACCCGCGCCTTTGCCGCAGTCAGCGCGGGTGGCCGATCGGTTGAACCCTATGGTATCCTGAAGGTCGAAACCGCCAGCGGCGAAACCATCTACGAACATGAAAAGGCCCGCGTATCGCAGCTTGTGCCCGATTACGTCGCGGCGGGAATTACCGATCTGCTGCAAACATCCGTGAACACCGGCACGGGCCGCGCGGCGCAAATCGGGCGGCCTGTTGCGGGCAAGACCGGAACCACCAATTCCAACAAGGACGGCTGGTTCCTGGGATTTTCCAGCGGCATCACGACAGGCGTCTGGATGGGCCGCGACGATGCCAAACGGGTCGATGGTTTGCAGGGCGGGCGGGCGCCGGCGCAGGCCTTCGCCGCCTTCATGCGTTATGCAGTCAAGGATCGTCCGGTCGAAAGGTTCGACACCGATATCAAGCTCCCCGAATGGCAGCTCGAGCCGGATGACGAGCATCTGTATGGCGATCCGGACGACTATTATTTCATCGACGAGCAAGGCAATCTGATCGAACCGGGCGGTCCCGACCCCGCGCGCGAAGTGCCGTTTGATCCCGATGGCGAGTTGCCGCGGGTGA encodes the following:
- a CDS encoding PBP1A family penicillin-binding protein; amino-acid sequence: MAKRGDRRRASMRSNREQARQERGFMSRWLRRIFFWTTGAALLGALLLVLSVAFAARSLPSYSSLKATNNAQTIVVRARDGTEIVSLGPSYGKWLDSHEIPNVMKEAMVAVEDRRFRSHFGVDPLGLMRAVYNSATQGHRIRATSTITQQLARNLFLNSNRSYDRKLREGVLALAIESKFSKEQILELYLNKVYFGGGAYGVDSASRKFFSHPANDLTVAEAAIIAGLVKAPSRYSPTADVDAAVQRANIVLRLMREQGRIGPSEAAVDPQTVKVKKDTGQNSVRYFTDWALPQLDILLPETFEPIEVWTTIDVGMQRAATAAVEANTPKGAQGALVSLDRDGAILALVGGTDYVESSYNRATNAVRQPGSAWKLFVYLAALEAGYTPDDRVVDTPVTIDGWTPKNSGGTFSGEIDIRAAFAYSKNTVAAQLGNEVGFGTVASMARRFGITTPISTYPSMVLGSNEVRVIDMTRAFAAVSAGGRSVEPYGILKVETASGETIYEHEKARVSQLVPDYVAAGITDLLQTSVNTGTGRAAQIGRPVAGKTGTTNSNKDGWFLGFSSGITTGVWMGRDDAKRVDGLQGGRAPAQAFAAFMRYAVKDRPVERFDTDIKLPEWQLEPDDEHLYGDPDDYYFIDEQGNLIEPGGPDPAREVPFDPDGELPRVIYPDGREGVVVRPSANPPSAQPGVTRPGQIRQQIPGQRPGQTPGQQRQNPRQQALPPQPKAPQAASDDFLERATGNTDPP